A window of the Trichoderma asperellum chromosome 6, complete sequence genome harbors these coding sequences:
- a CDS encoding uncharacterized protein (EggNog:ENOG41), which translates to MGSPTGSKRSSRSDSAGAAPRSSPVNKSSPAGHSDNQRHLDEELAAEDLGLLHGDAVIEPGGSDEDGEFSPSEFDAESLSNFSDSTSLNSSILQHSFVNGRRYHRYRHGRYPIPNDDTEQNREDMLHTMMMEATDGKLYYAPIGTHPQKIIDLGTGTGLWAIEMGDRFPSAEVLGIDLSPIQPSWVPQNVTFIIDDVEAEWLNGDNWDFVHLRNMIPVMKSPVDLLRQAYDHMKPGGWIELQDVDGDVHSDDDTVPDDWPLKRFTEILLEGFAKFGTNAHAAVFGGQYLEEAGFVNIQHNYIKLPYGTWPKDKVMRLVGMYYRTACEEFFPAVGAIHFPLLGWEKNEMEVFFMQCRQAMRDPKVHAYGKMHFWSGQKPLDAL; encoded by the exons ATGGGGAGTCCTACAGGGAGTAAGAGATCCAGCCGAAGCGACTCCGCCGGTGCTGCTCCCAGGTCAAGCCCTGTCAACAAATCAAGCCCTGCGGGACACTCAG ACAATCAGAGGCACCTGGATGAGGAACTTGCGGCTGAGGATCTGGGCCTCTTACACGGAGATGCCGTCATCGAGCCCGGTGGCAGCGACGAGGACGGCGAGTTCTCGCCCAGTGAATTCGACGCCGAATCCCTCAGCAACTTTTCGGATTCCACCTCGCTGAATTCCAGCATCCTCCAGCATAGTTTTGTTAATGGCCGACGGTACCATCGCTATCGTCATGGAAGGTATCCAATCCCTAATGACGATACCGAGCAGAATCGGGAGGATATGCTGCATACTATGATGATGGAGGCGACAGACGGCAAGCTATACTACGCTCCCATTGGAACTCACCCTCAGAAGATTATCGACTTGGGCACTGGCACGGGCTTATGGGCTATCGAAA TGGGCGATAGGTTTCCCAGCGCCGAAGTTTTAGGAATCGATCTGAGCCCCATCCAACCCTCTTGGGTTCCTCAAAACGTCACATTTATCATCGATGATGTCGAGGCCGAATGGCTCAACGGCGACAACTGGGATTTTGTCCACCTGCGCAACATGATACCCGTTATGAAATCACCGGTTGATCTTCTGAGGCAAGCATACGA CCATATGAAGCCTGGTGGTTGGATCGAGCTACAAGACGTAGACGGAGATGTTCATTCTGACGATGACACAGTCCCGGATGACTGGCCGCTTAAGCGATTTACCGAGATTTTGCTCGAGGGATTCGCAAAGTTTGGCACGAATGCTCATGCGGCTGTTTTCGGGGGGCAGTACTTGGAAGAGGCAGGCTTCGTTAATATCCAGCACAATTATATCAAGCTGCCATACGGCACATGGCCTAAAGACAA GGTTATGCGTCTGGTTGGCATGTACTATCGCACCGCCTGCGAAGAATTCTTCCCCGCCGTCGGTGCCATCCATTTCCCCTTACTCGGATGGGAGAAGAACGAAATGGAAGTCTTCTTCATGCAGTGTCGCCAAGCTATGCGAGATCCCAAAGTCCACGCGTACGGCAAGATGCACTTTTGGAGTGGTCAAAAGCCTCTTGATGCGCTATGA
- a CDS encoding uncharacterized protein (EggNog:ENOG41), which produces MDGDSAAQANGTGITTRSSEIGPGSRPADAEPPKTRACANCARLKMKCRWPASGAGHLQDTSCIRCGRMKIPCHVPAPVQRKKRGKSTRVAQLERKIDSLVSMIASTQKLQNSPPLTPESHDTIVVGDVSNIPLSQPLQDAVQKSRSTQAASKVPHFPLSIPSDSSTTFQLIPGFSFSLEEAHSYFNIYRREFMPNYPFVIIPEDMDPRNLYATSRCLFWTIMAAVAPQSTATQQGVENWFRQYIADRMVVKQEKNLALLQAILIHLAWADFHFYMRTEATNFMHLATALAMDLKLDKSPETTRLHPKSLLGEAWATLNKNAPKVRCHTADEKRAVLGLYHATSLISALFKRGTTFPWNNYLSQCCESIAESSLDSDTFLVALVRMQRVADRAYSMLPGFDVVDTGSSAYLSPMDMVINNVRRELYEFICMQPESVKNKHIFKAYYHVTLMRLAEPAIPAQSPIIVEMGSLHPEPLQRFDTIWKCLLAAVDFFDAILSIHPNELPGLPASVTGLLAFAIVTSSRLLLLDPSIDWQPIMARRKLDFADVTKRLSERFEEADTWAKEAGRRRRLLDGGDAQFCRLSFKLRWIRQWYLSRIPLEQQPPMSEMQQPAGELLQDSDAVFWQEYEFEDALWPDFMTTYNPNFAAVP; this is translated from the exons ATGGATGGTGATTCAGCAGCTCAGGCCAATGGAACCGGCATCACGACTCGGTCCTCTGAAATCGGCCCCGGGAGCCGTCCGGCAGATGCGGAGCCGCCGAAAACCCGGGCCTGTGCCAACTGTGCCCGGCTAAAGATGAAATGTCGATGGCCGGCATCCGGCGCGGGCCACTTGCAGGATACCAGCTGTATCCG ATGCGGCCGCATGAAGATTCCCTGCCATGTGCCGGCGCCGGTACAGCGAAAGAAGAGGGGGAAATCGAC ACGTGTGGCTcagctggagaggaagatTGACAGCTTGGTGTCAATGATTGCGTCTACTCAGAAACTGCAAAATTCACCTCCTTTAACTCCTGAGAGTCACGATACAATCGTAGTGGGCGATGTGTCAAACATACCTCTATCACAGCCACTGCAAGATGCAGTGCAGAAATCACGGTCAACCCAAGCTGCCTCCAAAGTTCCTCACTTCCCACTCTCTATCCCCTCTGACTCTTCAACAACGTTTCAGTTGATCCCGGGCTTTAGCTTCAGTCTAGAAGAAGCTCATTCATACTTTAACATCTACCGGCGTGAGTTCATGCCCAATTATCCTTTCGTCATCATTCCGGAAGATATGGATCCACGTAATTTATATGCAACATCGCGATGTCTCTTCTGGACGATTATGGCTGCCGTGGCTCCCCAATCGACGGCAACTCAGCAGGGTGTGGAGAATTGGTTCCGTCAGTACATTGCCGATAGGATGGTTGtaaagcaagagaagaacTTGGCACTTCTGCAAGCTATCCTTATTCATCTAGCTTG GGCCGATTTCCATTTCTACATGAGAACAGAGGCGACAAACTTCATGCATTTGGCCACTGCATTGGCTATGGACCTGAAGCTGGACAAGTCACCGGAAACTACCAGATTACATCCCAAATCTCTGTTGGGAGAAGCCTGGGCGACACTCAACAAAAATGCGCCAAAAGTTAGGTGCCATACTGCCGATGAGAAACGGGCTGTTCTGGGACTTTATCATGCTACGTCACT CATCTCTGCCTTGTTCAAACGCGGAACTACCTTTCCTTGGAACAACTACCTTTCACAGTGCTGCGAATCGATAGCTGAGTCTTCTCTAGATTCAGATACGTTTCTAGTGGCACTGGTCAGGATGCAGCGCGTCGCTGATCGTGCTTACAGCATGCTGCCTGGGTTTGACGTGGTTGACACTGGATCTAGTGCCTACTTGTCTCCCATGGATATGGTTATTAACAATGTTCGCCGAGAGCTCTACGAATTTATCTGCATGCAGCCTGAAAGTGTTAAGAACAAAC ACATATTCAAGGCGTATTACCATGTGACTCTGATGCGCCTTGCCGAGCCAGCCATCCCTGCGCAGTCTCCTATTATCGTTGAAATGGGCTCTTTACATCCAGAGCCGCTGCAACGTTTTGATACCATTTGGAAATGCCTACTTGCCGCTGTCGATTTCTTCGATGCCATTTTGTCTATTCACCCTAACGAGTTACCTGGCCTACCTGCCTCAGTTACAGGATTACTAGCCTTTGCCATCGTTACTAGCTCTCGGCTGCTCCTCTTGGATCCATCTATAGACTGGCAACCTATCATGGCCCGGAGAAAGCTCGACTTTGCCGACGTAACGAAGCGTCTGAGCGAGAGGTTTGAAGAAGCAGATACTTGGGCCAAAGAAGCTGGCCGTAGACGGCGCCTGTTAGACGGAGGCGATGCCCAGTTTTGCAGACTGAGTTTCAAGCTTCGGTGGATTCGACAGTGGTATCTGTCACGAATACCCCtagagcagcagccgccaatGTCTGAAATGCAGCAGCCTGCTGGCGAGTTGCTTCAGGACTCGGATGCTGTGTTCTGGCAGGAGTATGAGTTTGAAGATGCGCTCTGGCCGGATTTTATGACGACGTATAATCCAAACTTTGCGGCGGTGCCATGA
- a CDS encoding uncharacterized protein (EggNog:ENOG41~TransMembrane:7 (o20-44i56-77o89-112i149-170o202-222i234-259o271-293i)), which produces MGSEFGITKDTKPELRLGAVGIFWIVFAITWTVVLFGGMTFLWIRREMPILRIRGLPLSFAAISLMHAYWIAVQLGYWYGALMPEVAEFWIMGIWFPFGIALFHAANSRFLYVADAQKKFIQRTQTPALPVARGNLLGRWKQLDYSRRTLILVFTGMALHALITIFMFLISRKFHDSFGIAGTEVHGNSMERKAAQGRGWEWWPSIFWQMFWAWVVAPYILFRARKLRDTQGWRFQTIACCISNLHAAPMWLIALYVPAMEPVNNYFIPPQWIAVSIMLLEIFTVFVPIIEVFKQQGLTQETLNSIARWESRKKGFSGADKSINSDSTRSSWRMGAASVHTNHSSSGSILTMEALEHTLCKNPEPLQQFSALRDFSGENIAFLTSVKEWKATYFPAGKSSEKDEGLSVKELPRECFESALKIYVEFISATHAEFQINLSSTDFKSLQVVFEHAARVICGSERSASTDPCTPFDDTPHRVDSGSTLNIVRYWGEVPPEFSENVFDDAELSIKYLVLTNTWPKFIKERRSFDMASTIEAGSN; this is translated from the exons ATGGGTTCAGAGTTTGGTATCACAAAAGATACCAAGCCCGAGCTTCGGCTCGGTGCTGTGGGCATCTTCTGGATAGTCTTCGCCATCACTTGGACTGTCGTcctctttggcggcatgACCTTCCTCTGGATTCGACGCGAGATGCCCATTCTGAGGATCAGAGGCTTGCCGCTATCCTTTGCAGCGATAAGTCTGATGCATGCGTACTGGATTGCTGTTCAACTTGGCTACTGGTATGGGGCGTTGATGCCTGAAGTCGCTGAGTTTTGGATCATGGGCATCTGGTTCCCCTTTGGAATTGCTCTGTTCCACGCCGCCAACAGCAGATTCCTCTATGTTGCCGACGCCCAGAAGAAGTTCATTCAAAGGACTCAAACTCCGGCCCTACCTGTGGCCCGTGGAAATCTTCTGGGCCGATGGAAACAGTTGGATTACAGCCGCCGAACACTTATCCTGGTTTTTACTGGCATGGCCCTTCAC GCACTTATCACAATCTTCATGTTTCTCATCTCCCGCAAGTTTCACGACTCCTTTGGTATCGCTGGCACTGAAGTCCACGGCAACAGCATGGAGCGAAAGGCGGCTCAGGGCCGTGGCTGGGAGTGGTGGCCCTCTATCTTTTGGCAAATGTTCTGGGCCTGGGTTGTTGCTCCTTACATCCTCTTCCGTGCGCGTAAACTCCGCGACACTCAAGGATGGAGATTCCAAACAATTGCTTGCTGTATCTCCAA TCTTCACGCTGCACCCATGTGGCTGATTGCCTTGTACGTTCCTGCAATGGAGCCCGTCAACAACTACTTCATTCCTCCACAGTG GATCGCCGTCTCCATTATGCTGCTCGAAATCTTCACCGTCTTTGTACCCATCATCGAAGTTTTCAAGCAACAAGGTCTGACTCAAGAAACTCTAAACTCCATCGCCCGCTGGGAGTCACGAAAGAAGGGATTCAGCGGCGCCGACAAATCCATCAACTCAGACTCGACAAGGTCCTCATGGCGAATGGGAGCAGCCTCTGTTCACACCAACCACAGCTCTAGCGGAAGCATCTTAACCATGGAGGCCCTTGAACATACACTGTGCAAGAATCCCGAGCCGCTGCAGCAATTCTCGGCCCTTCGAGACTTTTCAGGAGAGAACATTGCTTTCCTCACAAGTGTCAAGGAATGGAAGGCCACCTACTTCCCCGCTGGCAAATCATCAGAAAAGGACGAGGGTCTATCTGTCAAAGAGTTGCCCCGCGAGTGCTTCGAAAGCGCGCTCAAGATCTACGTCGAATTTATCAGTGCGACTCACGCCGAGTTCCAGATCAACCTCTCCTCCACAGACTTCAAGAGCCTCCAAGTCGTGTTTGAACACGCCGCACGTGTCATCTGCGGCAGCGAACGCAGCGCCAGCACCGATCCTTGCACTCCCTTCGATGACACTCCCCACCGTGTTGACTCTGGGAGCACCCTCAATATTGTTCGCTACTGGGGCGAAGTCCCTCCCGAGTTCAGTGAGAATGTGTTTGACGACGCCGAACTAAGCATCAAGTACCTGGTTCTGACAAACACTTGGCCTAAATTCATCAAGGAGAGGAGATCCTTTGATATGGCTAGCACTATTGAGGCCGGCAGCAACTAA
- a CDS encoding uncharacterized protein (EggNog:ENOG41), with protein MGSPTGSKRSSRSDSAGAAPRSSPVNKSSPAGHSDNQRHLDEELAAEDLGLLHGDAVIEPGGSDEDGEFSPSEFDAESLSNFSDSTSLNSSILQHSFVNGRRYHRYRHGRYPIPNDDTEQNREDMLHTMMMEATDGKLYYAPIGTHPQKIIDLGTGTGLWAIEMGDRFPSAEVLGIDLSPIQPSWVPQNVTFIIDDVEAEWLNGDNWDFVHLRNMIPVMKSPVDLLRQAYDHMKPGGWIELQDVDGDVHSDDDTVPDDWPLKRFTEILLEGFAKFGTNAHAAVFGGQYLEEAGFVNIQHNYIKLPYGTWPKDK; from the exons ATGGGGAGTCCTACAGGGAGTAAGAGATCCAGCCGAAGCGACTCCGCCGGTGCTGCTCCCAGGTCAAGCCCTGTCAACAAATCAAGCCCTGCGGGACACTCAG ACAATCAGAGGCACCTGGATGAGGAACTTGCGGCTGAGGATCTGGGCCTCTTACACGGAGATGCCGTCATCGAGCCCGGTGGCAGCGACGAGGACGGCGAGTTCTCGCCCAGTGAATTCGACGCCGAATCCCTCAGCAACTTTTCGGATTCCACCTCGCTGAATTCCAGCATCCTCCAGCATAGTTTTGTTAATGGCCGACGGTACCATCGCTATCGTCATGGAAGGTATCCAATCCCTAATGACGATACCGAGCAGAATCGGGAGGATATGCTGCATACTATGATGATGGAGGCGACAGACGGCAAGCTATACTACGCTCCCATTGGAACTCACCCTCAGAAGATTATCGACTTGGGCACTGGCACGGGCTTATGGGCTATCGAAA TGGGCGATAGGTTTCCCAGCGCCGAAGTTTTAGGAATCGATCTGAGCCCCATCCAACCCTCTTGGGTTCCTCAAAACGTCACATTTATCATCGATGATGTCGAGGCCGAATGGCTCAACGGCGACAACTGGGATTTTGTCCACCTGCGCAACATGATACCCGTTATGAAATCACCGGTTGATCTTCTGAGGCAAGCATACGA CCATATGAAGCCTGGTGGTTGGATCGAGCTACAAGACGTAGACGGAGATGTTCATTCTGACGATGACACAGTCCCGGATGACTGGCCGCTTAAGCGATTTACCGAGATTTTGCTCGAGGGATTCGCAAAGTTTGGCACGAATGCTCATGCGGCTGTTTTCGGGGGGCAGTACTTGGAAGAGGCAGGCTTCGTTAATATCCAGCACAATTATATCAAGCTGCCATACGGCACATGGCCTAAAGACAAGTGA
- a CDS encoding uncharacterized protein (EggNog:ENOG41~BUSCO:EOG092D272T) has protein sequence MDKRKDKKKNGGAAPQAPIADERFASFQTDPRFRLPSRKHMKTTVDKRFAGMLKDNDFTATARVDKYGRKIKSDAKKKALQRLYQLDDDEEKEEEKGSSDEEAADKLKKDDEDEEDDSEEEEEEEDDVEVEDDEVVQRELQAAGVRPRRYDPAREGGFSSSEEDSDSDEDSDEEVLDLATGGDMHRLEREEIETGDVTNRIAIVNLDWDHVKSTDLMALFTSFIPANESGKVLNVSVYPSEFGKERMQREELEGPARELFKKGKKKEEEEDESASDSEAEEAAIKKQLLQEGDDQDFDSDALRAYQLDRLRYYYAVMTCSSKSVAQAIYEATDGTEYQSSSNFIDLRFVPDDVTFDDEPRDQCDKVPESYKPIEFVTNALQSSKVKLTWDTRPEDMNRKESIKRAFKGSRAEIDEQDLKAYLAGDSDSEEDEDEVDGITEPADGEPKLTKKELARQKMREALGLAPEPESKKSNDGPVGEMEVTFTPALSGEKSKKDDREETTIEKYARKERERKEKKRQAAKAKREALDEDDEDDDDGGIQIAQGDDEDDGEDLGFNDPFFTTDDPAPPSKASIRKEERLKKRKAREAAEARDAEEKAHLTKVMAEDAQENQVDHLDHFDMNEILRAEKQKGKKKKYQKKTKAEVGLQEDFKMDVKDDRFKAVFDSHEFAIDPSNPKFKATEGMKKLLEEGRKKRKMAVGGDEEDRSSGKKNKKGRR, from the coding sequence ATGGACAAgcgaaaagacaaaaagaagaatggagGCGCAGCTCCTCAGGCGCCCATCGCTGACGAGCGATTTGCCAGCTTTCAGACTGATCCTCGATTCCGGCTGCCGTCGAGAAAGCACATGAAGACGACCGTCGACAAACGATTTGCGGGCATGCTCAAGGACAATGACTTTACGGCCACTGCGCGAGTAGACAAATACGGACGAAAGATTAAATCAGACGCCAAGAAGAAAGCCCTGCAGAGGCTTTACcagctggatgatgatgaggagaaggaggaggagaaaggcAGCTCTGACGAAGAAGCGGCCGACAAGCTAAAgaaggacgatgaagatgaagaagatgatagcgaagaggaggaggaagaggaagatgacgttgaagttgaagatgatgaagtcgTGCAAAGAGAGCTACAGGCTGCGGGCGTGAGACCTCGACGATATGACCCTGCTCGAGAGGGAGGTTTTTCATCTTCTGAAGAAGATTCAGACTCTGATGAAGACTCCGATGAAGAAGTGTTGGACCTAGCTACCGGTGGTGATATGCATAGATTGGAACGAGAAGAAATCGAAACCGGCGATGTCACAAATCGGATAGCCATTGTCAACCTCGATTGGGACCATGTCAAGTCAACAGACCTGATGGCTTTGTTCACCAGCTTCATCCCAGCCAACGAGAGCGGCAAGGTCCTGAACGTGTCCGTATACCCAAGTGAATTCGGAAAGGAGCGCatgcagagagaagagctcgaGGGACCGGCTAGAGAACTTTtcaagaagggaaagaagaaggaagaagaagaggacgagagcGCGTCTGACAGTGAGGCCGAAGAGGCTGCAatcaagaagcagctgctccaaGAGGGTGACGATCAAGATTTTGACAGCGATGCTTTGAGAGCATATCAGCTTGACAGGTTACGCTACTACTATGCTGTCATGACTTGCTCAAGTAAAAGTGTTGCACAAGCCATCTACGAGGCAACTGACGGAACTGAGTATCAATCTTCCTCTAACTTCATCGACCTACGATTTGTTCCGGACGACGTCACCTTCGACGACGAACCCAGAGATCAGTGCGACAAGGTCCCCGAATCGTACAAGCCCATTGAGTTTGTCACCAATGCGTTGCAAAGCTCAAAGGTGAAACTCACTTGGGACACGCGCCCCGAGGACATGAACCGCAAAGAATCCATCAAGAGAGCGTTTAAAGGAAGCCGAGCGGAGATTGATGAGCAAGATTTGAAAGCTTATCTCGCCGGAGACAGCGAcagcgaggaggatgaagatgaagtggACGGCATCACCGAGCCCGCTGATGGTGAGCCCAAGCTGACCAAAAAGGAGCTCGCTCGACAAAAGATGCGCGAGGCTCTGGGGCTCGCACCCGAGCCGGAGTCCAAAAAGTCCAATGACGGGCCCGTTGGCGAAATGGAGGTTACTTTCACACCAGCTCTATCAGGCGAGAAGTCCAAAAAGGATGACAGAGAAGAAACAACAATTGAGAAGTACGCCCGCAAAGAGCgggagaggaaagagaagaagcgacaaGCTGCCAAGGCTAAGCGTGAGGCtcttgatgaggatgacgaggacgacgatgatggtggCATCCAAATTGCTCAaggcgatgacgaggatgacggtGAAGATCTTGGCTTCAACGACCCCTTCTTCACCACTGACGATCCCGCCCCTCCGTCCAAGGCCTCTATCCGCAAGGAAGAGCGCTTGAAGAAGCGCAAGGCTCGTGAAGCTGCCGAAGCCCGCGACGCCGAAGAAAAAGCCCACCTCACCAAGGTCATGGCTGAAGACGCACAGGAAAACCAGGTGGATCATCTCGATCACTTCGATATGAATGAGATTCTACGCgcggagaagcaaaagggcaagaagaagaagtatcagaagaagaccaaggccgAAGTGGGCCTGCAGGAAGACTTCAAGATGGACGTCAAGGACGATCGTTTCAAGGCTGTGTTTGATAGCCACGAGTTTGCTATTGATCCTTCCAATCCGAAGTTCAAGGCTACTGAGGGAATGAAGAAGTTGTTGGAGGAgggcagaaagaagagaaagatggcTGTCGGtggagacgaggaggataGATCAAGtgggaagaagaataaaaagggaCGGCGGTAA